In Gulosibacter molinativorax, a single window of DNA contains:
- a CDS encoding response regulator transcription factor, with amino-acid sequence MIRVLFADDEELIRTALETLLNLEEDIEIVASCDNGADAVRLAAELQPDVCLFDLEMPGMDGVEAAERILRAVPTRVIIVTRHARPGVLRRALATKVSGFTPKSVSAQQLAEIIRKVAAGGRWVDPEIAAGALVGERSPLTAREADALRVSRSVTTVDEIAKELKLAPGTVRNYLSQAMTKLDARTRHEAAARAYDQGWI; translated from the coding sequence ATGATCCGCGTCCTGTTTGCTGACGATGAGGAACTCATCCGCACTGCCCTCGAGACCCTGCTCAACCTCGAAGAGGATATCGAGATTGTTGCGAGCTGCGATAACGGCGCCGATGCGGTGCGACTGGCTGCCGAGCTCCAGCCCGATGTCTGCCTCTTTGATCTCGAGATGCCGGGGATGGATGGGGTCGAAGCGGCCGAGCGGATCCTGCGCGCGGTCCCAACTCGGGTCATCATCGTCACCCGTCACGCGCGCCCCGGGGTCCTCCGGCGGGCGCTGGCAACGAAGGTTTCGGGATTCACGCCGAAGTCAGTCTCGGCGCAGCAACTCGCCGAAATCATCCGCAAAGTTGCCGCGGGCGGCCGCTGGGTCGATCCCGAAATCGCGGCAGGGGCCCTCGTCGGCGAGCGCTCTCCCCTCACCGCACGCGAAGCGGATGCGCTGCGCGTGAGTCGCAGCGTCACCACCGTGGACGAGATCGCCAAGGAGCTGAAGCTCGCGCCCGGCACCGTACGCAACTATCTGTCCCAAGCGATGACCAAGTTGGATGCACGGACTCGTCACGAGGCCGCCGCGCGCGCCTACGACCAGGGTTGGATCTAG
- a CDS encoding sensor histidine kinase, translated as MSPSSTPPPTPADAVHQAGNATTKSTAAPARSVLASWLYTVISFVCIFILGAIVVLLEGRQAGMAGWVTVPVLGILVGLCLGVTILRGGIHQRDIRQLGQHAHPVQLFGLGFALLCSLVVFGYMIFANMDFALGTFPLVMTGSVIACLFPRPVTLTIMTVLCLLPVLHFLYFPSSSSAFSIYLGVFIAFTIYMSMWAFNVVLKLDDARQTERDLAIARERLRFANELHDAQGHTLQVLALKTELAERLLDADIEAARAQLRDARQLAADALANTRSIARGYQQVSLEDELKNAVDVLEAAGTTCTLQIDEAPENGPAKELLARLVREGTTNLLRHATEATFASIEVTGASNTWIVRMRNNGAAPTTLASARATNGSGIAGLNAAFREANGEVESTLVGDEFTLTGRLPR; from the coding sequence ATGTCGCCCAGCAGCACCCCGCCGCCAACACCAGCAGACGCCGTACATCAAGCAGGCAACGCAACGACCAAAAGCACAGCAGCCCCCGCCCGCAGCGTGCTCGCGAGCTGGCTCTACACCGTGATCAGCTTCGTGTGCATCTTCATCCTCGGCGCAATCGTGGTGCTGCTCGAGGGCAGGCAAGCGGGCATGGCCGGTTGGGTCACGGTGCCGGTCCTCGGGATACTCGTCGGGCTCTGCCTTGGCGTCACGATCCTGCGCGGTGGGATTCATCAACGCGACATTCGGCAGCTCGGCCAGCACGCGCATCCCGTACAGCTCTTCGGCCTCGGGTTCGCACTGCTGTGCTCCCTCGTGGTGTTCGGTTACATGATCTTCGCGAATATGGATTTCGCGCTCGGAACCTTTCCGCTGGTGATGACCGGATCGGTGATTGCGTGCCTCTTCCCTCGCCCCGTGACGCTGACAATCATGACGGTCCTGTGTCTCTTGCCCGTCCTGCACTTCTTGTACTTCCCCTCTTCCAGCAGCGCGTTCTCCATCTATCTGGGTGTGTTCATCGCATTCACGATCTATATGTCCATGTGGGCGTTCAATGTCGTCCTAAAACTCGACGACGCCCGCCAGACCGAACGGGATCTCGCGATCGCCCGCGAGCGCCTGCGCTTTGCGAATGAATTGCACGATGCCCAGGGCCACACGCTGCAGGTGCTCGCGCTGAAGACTGAGCTGGCCGAGCGGCTCCTCGACGCGGATATTGAGGCGGCTCGGGCACAGCTCCGCGACGCGCGGCAACTCGCGGCGGATGCACTGGCCAATACTCGTTCGATCGCTCGCGGCTACCAGCAGGTTTCGCTCGAGGACGAGCTCAAGAATGCGGTCGACGTGCTCGAAGCTGCCGGGACCACGTGCACGCTCCAGATCGACGAGGCTCCCGAAAATGGTCCCGCGAAAGAGCTCCTCGCGCGGCTTGTCCGCGAAGGCACCACCAACCTCCTGCGGCACGCGACCGAGGCGACCTTTGCCTCGATCGAGGTGACCGGCGCATCCAACACCTGGATTGTGCGGATGCGCAACAACGGCGCTGCCCCGACTACGCTTGCTTCGGCGCGGGCCACAAATGGCTCCGGAATCGCCGGCCTCAACGCGGCGTTCCGCGAGGCGAATGGCGAGGTCGAAAGCACGCTCGTCGGAGACGAATTCACCCTGACTGGAAGGCTGCCGCGATGA
- a CDS encoding LCP family protein — translation MSSVKTATKGRGKKIALISLASVLVLLLVAVGLLWWHVQSKLNEIETIENAFPDENLRPDAFDGDEAPLNILLLGSDSREDSSDSLLTDLGSRADTIMVAHISGDRESIQLMSIMRDSYVEIPGHGEMKINAALSLGGVPLMVQTVEGLIDQRIDHVAMIDFNGFKGVTDALGGVTVHNQYEFSSAGYDFPIGPITLDGEQALVFVRERYSFTDGDYQRVANQQLYLKAVMSELISRDTLTNPGKLNDLLSSVTPYVATDSSLDGTAMFNLATSMTSIRTRDVNSFTLPTTGTGMEGDQSVVYVDWDELETVREKFATDDLAGYHPAAKP, via the coding sequence ATGTCGTCTGTGAAAACGGCCACCAAGGGCCGTGGCAAGAAAATCGCACTGATCTCCCTCGCCTCGGTACTCGTGTTGCTGCTGGTCGCCGTGGGCCTTCTCTGGTGGCACGTTCAGTCGAAACTCAACGAGATCGAGACGATCGAAAACGCCTTCCCGGACGAGAACCTCCGACCGGATGCGTTCGACGGCGACGAAGCACCGCTCAATATCTTGCTGCTCGGTTCCGACTCTCGCGAGGACTCCTCGGATTCCCTGCTCACTGACCTCGGCAGCCGCGCGGACACCATCATGGTCGCCCACATTTCTGGTGACCGCGAGAGCATCCAGCTGATGTCGATCATGCGCGACTCGTACGTCGAAATCCCCGGGCACGGCGAGATGAAAATCAACGCCGCGCTGTCTCTTGGAGGTGTGCCGCTGATGGTCCAGACCGTGGAAGGTCTGATTGATCAGCGGATCGACCACGTCGCGATGATCGACTTCAACGGTTTCAAGGGCGTGACGGATGCACTGGGCGGCGTGACCGTGCACAACCAGTACGAGTTCTCGTCGGCGGGATATGACTTCCCAATCGGACCAATCACCCTGGATGGCGAACAGGCGTTGGTGTTCGTCCGAGAGCGCTATTCATTCACGGACGGCGACTACCAACGCGTCGCGAACCAGCAGCTGTATCTCAAGGCCGTGATGTCAGAGCTCATCTCGCGCGATACCCTGACCAACCCAGGGAAACTCAACGATCTCCTGAGCTCGGTAACCCCGTATGTCGCCACGGATTCTTCGCTCGATGGCACCGCGATGTTCAATCTCGCGACCTCAATGACTTCAATCCGCACGCGCGACGTCAATAGTTTCACGCTCCCCACCACCGGCACCGGCATGGAGGGCGACCAGTCTGTGGTTTACGTCGACTGGGATGAACTCGAGACGGTCCGCGAGAAGTTCGCAACGGACGACCTGGCTGGATACCACCCCGCCGCGAAGCCCTAG
- the coaA gene encoding type I pantothenate kinase — translation MPAPGRSDETKWSTPFVEIARADWAELAPTTPLTLDESDVNRLRGLGDPMNVDEVREVFVPLSRLLNIYIANARELRRSTTSFLGERSAPTPFVIGVAGSVAVGKSTVARLLRELLRRWEDTPRVELITTDGFLYPNEELERRGLMDRKGFPESYDRRSLLRFVTQVKSGAPEVRAPFYSHMVYNIVPNAEIVVNAPDVLIVEGLNVLQPPGENSLALSDMFDFSIYVDARTQDITRWYQERFLRLQQRAFSNPSSYFRRYADLSHEEALETSRGIWESINLPNLEENILPTRSRARLILRKAPDHTVDRVLLRKV, via the coding sequence ATGCCTGCTCCCGGCCGAAGTGACGAGACGAAGTGGTCGACGCCATTTGTCGAGATTGCGCGTGCAGACTGGGCCGAATTAGCGCCCACTACCCCGCTCACGCTCGACGAATCTGACGTCAACCGACTTCGAGGACTCGGCGACCCCATGAACGTCGACGAGGTCCGCGAGGTCTTCGTGCCGCTGTCTCGTCTGCTCAATATCTATATTGCGAACGCCCGCGAATTGCGGCGCTCGACCACATCGTTCCTCGGCGAACGAAGCGCCCCGACGCCCTTTGTGATTGGCGTTGCCGGATCGGTCGCGGTGGGTAAGTCGACCGTCGCACGTCTCCTGCGCGAACTGCTGCGTCGCTGGGAAGACACCCCGCGGGTCGAGTTGATCACCACCGACGGCTTCCTCTACCCGAACGAAGAACTCGAGCGGCGCGGGCTCATGGACCGCAAGGGCTTCCCCGAGTCCTACGACCGCCGCTCGCTGCTGCGTTTTGTCACGCAGGTGAAGTCGGGAGCTCCCGAAGTTCGCGCTCCCTTCTATTCGCACATGGTCTACAACATCGTGCCGAACGCCGAAATCGTCGTGAATGCACCGGATGTGCTCATCGTCGAGGGCTTAAACGTCCTGCAGCCTCCAGGGGAAAATTCCCTCGCCTTGAGCGATATGTTCGATTTTTCGATCTATGTGGATGCGCGTACCCAAGACATCACGCGCTGGTACCAGGAGCGCTTCCTGCGGCTCCAGCAGCGCGCCTTCTCGAATCCTTCCTCATACTTCCGCCGCTACGCGGATCTCTCGCACGAAGAAGCGCTCGAAACATCCCGCGGGATCTGGGAGTCCATCAACCTCCCGAACCTCGAGGAGAACATCCTCCCCACCCGCTCTCGCGCCCGCCTCATCCTGCGCAAGGCCCCCGACCACACGGTCGATCGAGTGTTGCTGCGAAAGGTGTAG
- the glmS gene encoding glutamine--fructose-6-phosphate transaminase (isomerizing) has translation MCGIVGYVGDRLSQDILLGGLGRLEYRGYDSAGIAVVDPEGQLHHRKRAGKLQVLRDDLIETPLPDGNVGIGHTRWATHGAPTDANAHPHLADDGKLAVVHNGIIENFTALRNELLADGVTLLSETDTEVAAHLLGREFRKVGNLEAAFRNVVTRLDGAFSLVAVHQDQPDVIVAARLNSPLVIGIGEGENFLGSDVAAFVEHTQKAIAVGQAQMVVVRKESVEITTFDGQPAEGEAFDVDWDAAAADKGGWSSFMAKEIAEDPQAVEDTIRGRISNGTVRLPDLEALSDEYFRDIDRILLIACGTAYYSGLTGAYALEQWTRVPVTVELAHEFRYREPVISDRTLVVSLSQSGETMDTLLAVRFARESGAKTISICNTQGATIPRESDSVVYTYAGPEVAVASTKAFVAQIAAIYLLGLHIAKVRQTLTDEEIRVETTEFQTIPDKLRETLTHHESIKELAGWMADTRSVLFLGRHTGYPIALEGALKLKEIAYIHAEGFAAGELKHGPIALIEPGQPVFVMVPSPRHDNGLHAKIVSNIEEIRARGAHVLSVAEGGDASVLPYSEAVFATPPTSVFFEPFLKVVPLQIFALELSTAKGLDVDQPRNLAKSVTVE, from the coding sequence ATGTGTGGAATTGTTGGATATGTCGGAGACCGACTCAGCCAGGACATCCTTCTCGGTGGCCTTGGCCGCCTCGAATATCGAGGCTATGACTCCGCCGGTATCGCTGTGGTAGACCCCGAGGGTCAGCTTCACCACCGCAAGCGTGCTGGCAAGCTGCAGGTGCTCCGCGATGACCTGATCGAAACTCCCTTGCCTGACGGCAACGTTGGTATCGGTCACACGCGCTGGGCTACCCACGGCGCCCCCACCGACGCGAACGCCCACCCGCACCTCGCGGATGACGGCAAGCTCGCAGTCGTACACAACGGAATTATCGAAAACTTCACTGCCCTTCGTAATGAACTTCTCGCCGACGGCGTCACCCTCCTGTCCGAAACCGACACCGAGGTCGCAGCCCACCTGCTCGGCCGCGAGTTCCGCAAGGTCGGAAACCTCGAAGCGGCCTTCCGCAACGTGGTCACCCGCCTCGACGGTGCCTTCAGCCTCGTGGCCGTCCACCAGGACCAGCCCGATGTGATTGTCGCTGCCCGCCTCAACTCGCCGCTCGTGATCGGCATCGGCGAGGGCGAAAACTTCCTCGGCTCGGATGTCGCGGCATTCGTGGAGCACACTCAGAAGGCGATCGCGGTCGGCCAGGCCCAGATGGTCGTGGTCCGCAAGGAATCGGTCGAGATCACCACCTTCGACGGTCAGCCCGCCGAGGGCGAGGCATTCGACGTCGACTGGGATGCAGCGGCCGCGGACAAGGGCGGTTGGTCGTCGTTCATGGCGAAGGAAATCGCCGAAGACCCGCAGGCTGTCGAAGACACTATCCGTGGTCGAATTAGCAACGGTACGGTGCGCCTGCCTGACCTCGAAGCGCTCAGCGACGAATACTTCCGCGACATTGACCGCATCCTGCTCATCGCTTGCGGTACCGCTTACTACTCTGGCCTCACCGGCGCTTACGCGCTCGAGCAGTGGACCCGCGTGCCAGTGACCGTCGAGCTTGCCCACGAGTTCCGCTACCGCGAACCGGTCATCTCCGACCGCACCCTCGTGGTCTCGCTCTCGCAGTCCGGCGAGACGATGGACACCCTCCTCGCGGTGCGCTTCGCCCGTGAGTCCGGCGCGAAGACCATCTCGATCTGCAACACGCAGGGCGCAACCATCCCGCGCGAATCCGACTCGGTGGTCTACACCTACGCCGGCCCCGAGGTCGCCGTGGCCTCGACCAAAGCCTTCGTGGCCCAGATCGCCGCGATCTACCTGCTCGGCCTGCACATCGCAAAGGTCCGCCAGACCCTCACCGATGAAGAAATTCGCGTGGAGACCACCGAATTCCAGACCATCCCGGACAAGCTCCGCGAAACCCTGACGCACCACGAGAGCATCAAGGAACTCGCTGGCTGGATGGCCGACACCCGCTCGGTGCTCTTCCTCGGGCGCCACACCGGCTACCCGATCGCGCTGGAAGGTGCGCTCAAGCTCAAGGAAATTGCGTACATCCACGCCGAAGGCTTCGCCGCCGGCGAGCTCAAGCACGGCCCGATCGCGCTGATCGAGCCGGGCCAGCCCGTGTTCGTGATGGTCCCCAGCCCGCGCCACGACAACGGACTGCACGCGAAGATCGTCTCGAACATCGAGGAGATCCGAGCCCGCGGCGCCCACGTGCTCTCGGTCGCAGAAGGCGGCGACGCATCCGTGCTGCCGTACAGCGAGGCCGTCTTCGCGACCCCGCCTACCTCGGTCTTCTTCGAGCCGTTCCTCAAGGTCGTGCCGCTGCAGATCTTCGCGCTCGAGCTGTCGACCGCGAAGGGCCTCGACGTCGACCAGCCGCGTAACCTCGCGAAGTCCGTCACCGTCGAATAG
- the acpS gene encoding holo-ACP synthase gives MIHGIGVDTVELSRVEYALANPRFGERVFAPEELALPLSSIAARFAAREAAVKALRGLHGLTLRDLAVHRNHLQAPEFSRNAKLDAVLTSLGIKRLHLSLSHDRDYATAFVVAEGHDR, from the coding sequence GTGATTCACGGCATCGGGGTTGACACCGTCGAGCTCAGCCGTGTCGAATACGCGCTCGCCAATCCTCGGTTTGGCGAGCGCGTGTTTGCACCGGAGGAGCTCGCGCTGCCGCTGTCATCGATCGCGGCGCGATTCGCCGCGCGCGAGGCAGCGGTGAAGGCGTTGCGCGGGCTCCACGGGCTCACCCTGCGCGACCTCGCGGTGCACCGGAACCACTTGCAAGCTCCCGAGTTCTCGCGCAACGCGAAGTTGGATGCGGTGCTCACCTCCCTGGGGATCAAGCGGCTGCATCTCTCGCTCTCGCACGACCGCGACTACGCGACCGCATTCGTCGTCGCCGAGGGCCACGACCGATGA
- a CDS encoding alanine racemase encodes MKPVIEVDLDAIRDNYRAFADALGVQVIPVVKAEAYGHGALAVSQTLVAAGAPMLGVADAREGTTLRDAGLDVPILAWLHSPMQDWDATFAADLEIGVSSFDMLARVGDYASRGTRRDLRIHLKLDTGLGRNGIREVDWLAVFAQACELERAGHLTVAGLMSHMAGAGESEDLAQIAAFERGINVAAYAGLHPELLHLCATGAGLRYPQARYDAVRVGIGLYGLSPFDAGEDPGITLRPALALRGPIEHSEAGWRVDVGSADGLAPFASNSEPLPPLIDSHGDRWRIASLEATHCILEPLEAIAEPPAKARGDRRILTLIDREPGGSATADDWAAAGGTINYEITTRLSGRIDRAYLAPEPLQAADAQVTGGDHRTAPLRKALIDLDELRFGLQEQFAPADLSADAYGHGAAKLLPLVLEAGRDVIGRTRVDVARLRELGARDAQLRVDAGPETREFYGFGDGTRHAAISLRSELINVKRVLPGQAVSYGYMWRASRHTTIGLVPLGYADAIPRAVFERGYVSVGGAVMPIVGRVAMDQVVVDLGDHDCWPGMPVHIWGSTTGDVSLHDWAEWTGLSPEALCATLGTRVNRVYMTTEPYESAGFGRSTVRVISQEQGDHA; translated from the coding sequence GTGAAGCCCGTCATTGAGGTCGATCTCGATGCGATCCGCGACAACTATCGCGCGTTCGCCGACGCACTCGGCGTGCAGGTGATCCCCGTCGTGAAGGCGGAGGCATACGGCCACGGCGCGCTCGCGGTATCCCAAACCTTGGTCGCCGCGGGTGCGCCGATGCTCGGCGTCGCGGATGCGCGCGAGGGCACGACGCTTCGGGATGCGGGCCTCGACGTGCCCATCCTCGCTTGGCTCCACTCGCCGATGCAGGACTGGGACGCGACCTTTGCCGCAGACCTCGAAATCGGCGTCTCGTCGTTCGACATGCTCGCGCGGGTTGGCGATTACGCGAGCCGGGGTACGCGGCGGGACCTGCGCATCCACCTCAAGCTCGATACCGGACTCGGCCGCAATGGCATCCGCGAGGTCGACTGGCTCGCGGTCTTCGCGCAGGCCTGCGAGCTGGAGCGCGCCGGCCACCTCACCGTCGCCGGGCTCATGAGCCACATGGCCGGTGCGGGCGAATCGGAAGACTTGGCCCAGATCGCGGCGTTCGAGCGCGGAATCAACGTCGCGGCGTACGCGGGCCTGCATCCCGAGTTGCTGCACCTGTGCGCGACCGGCGCTGGCCTCAGGTACCCGCAGGCGCGCTACGACGCCGTGCGTGTGGGGATCGGGCTCTACGGTCTTTCGCCGTTCGACGCCGGCGAGGATCCGGGCATCACGCTCCGCCCGGCGCTCGCGCTGCGCGGGCCCATCGAGCACAGCGAGGCGGGCTGGCGAGTCGACGTTGGATCGGCCGACGGACTCGCCCCCTTCGCGAGCAACTCCGAGCCGCTGCCCCCGCTGATTGATAGCCACGGAGACCGCTGGCGCATCGCGAGCCTCGAGGCGACTCACTGCATCCTGGAACCGCTTGAAGCAATCGCCGAGCCGCCGGCGAAAGCCCGAGGCGACCGGCGCATCCTGACCCTGATCGATCGCGAGCCGGGCGGCTCCGCGACGGCGGACGACTGGGCCGCGGCCGGGGGCACGATCAACTACGAGATCACGACGCGGCTGTCGGGGCGGATCGACCGCGCGTACCTCGCGCCGGAGCCGCTGCAGGCGGCGGATGCGCAGGTCACCGGCGGCGACCACCGCACGGCGCCGCTGCGCAAGGCGCTCATCGACCTCGACGAGTTGCGGTTCGGGCTGCAGGAGCAGTTCGCCCCGGCGGATCTCAGCGCGGACGCATACGGTCACGGCGCCGCGAAGCTATTGCCGCTCGTGCTCGAGGCCGGGCGCGACGTGATCGGCCGGACCCGCGTCGACGTCGCCCGGCTTCGCGAGCTCGGCGCGCGGGATGCGCAGCTCCGGGTGGATGCGGGGCCCGAGACTCGCGAGTTCTACGGCTTCGGCGATGGCACGCGGCACGCCGCGATATCGCTGCGTTCGGAACTCATCAACGTGAAGCGCGTGTTGCCCGGCCAGGCCGTGAGCTACGGGTATATGTGGCGCGCGAGCCGCCACACGACGATCGGCCTCGTGCCGCTCGGCTATGCGGATGCGATCCCGCGCGCGGTGTTCGAGCGCGGCTACGTGAGCGTCGGCGGCGCGGTGATGCCGATCGTGGGTCGGGTCGCGATGGACCAAGTGGTCGTCGACCTCGGCGATCACGACTGCTGGCCCGGGATGCCCGTACACATCTGGGGCTCTACGACCGGCGACGTGAGCCTGCACGACTGGGCCGAGTGGACCGGGCTGAGTCCTGAGGCGCTGTGCGCGACGTTGGGCACGCGCGTGAACCGCGTGTACATGACGACGGAGCCGTACGAGTCGGCCGGGTTTGGCCGCTCGACCGTGCGCGTCATTTCGCAGGAGCAAGGAGACCACGCATGA
- the tsaE gene encoding tRNA (adenosine(37)-N6)-threonylcarbamoyltransferase complex ATPase subunit type 1 TsaE has translation MTEVTGTIPTAEAMEAFGARLAGMLRAGDVVVLTGPLGAGKTTFVRGLGSALGVRGTVASPTFVIARTHPSVVGGPALIHVDAYRLGSALELDDLDLDFETSVTVIEWGAEFVAAIADSWLEIVFERPRAGAADSASSADEDDSDDPRSVTLRAVGDRWSDVALPVIE, from the coding sequence ATGACCGAAGTGACCGGAACCATCCCGACCGCGGAGGCCATGGAAGCGTTCGGCGCGCGCCTCGCGGGGATGCTTCGGGCGGGCGACGTGGTCGTCCTCACCGGTCCGCTCGGCGCGGGAAAGACGACGTTCGTGCGCGGTCTCGGGTCGGCGCTCGGCGTGCGGGGCACGGTCGCGAGCCCGACGTTCGTGATTGCTCGGACGCATCCATCAGTGGTCGGCGGGCCGGCGTTGATTCACGTGGACGCATACCGGCTCGGTTCTGCGCTCGAGCTCGACGATCTCGACCTCGACTTCGAGACATCGGTCACCGTGATCGAGTGGGGCGCCGAGTTCGTCGCGGCGATCGCTGACTCGTGGCTCGAGATCGTGTTCGAGAGGCCGCGGGCGGGTGCTGCGGATTCTGCAAGTTCTGCGGACGAGGACGACTCGGACGACCCGCGCTCGGTCACCCTGCGCGCCGTCGGTGACCGCTGGTCTGATGTGGCGCTTCCGGTCATTGAGTAG
- the tsaB gene encoding tRNA (adenosine(37)-N6)-threonylcarbamoyltransferase complex dimerization subunit type 1 TsaB translates to MLLAIDTSAGTDVAVVSEGGRVLAQSRTVDTRRHAEIIGPSISFVLREAGIGPQHVTQVVSGMGPGSFTGLRVGIAAARTFAFARNLPLIPMPSHEAIAHEWRAAHPEHDGALNVTTDAKRRELALTHFAAGETVAGDFVLVQPDAPELSSGDATHVPATQVSAAHLALAWLDREAAGVEAAADEVLYLRAPDAKPGAVPKRVTG, encoded by the coding sequence ATGCTTCTCGCCATAGACACGTCCGCTGGGACCGATGTCGCCGTGGTGTCAGAGGGTGGTCGAGTTCTCGCGCAATCGCGCACCGTCGATACCCGTCGCCATGCCGAGATCATCGGCCCCAGCATCAGCTTTGTGCTGCGCGAGGCCGGAATCGGCCCGCAGCACGTCACCCAGGTCGTCAGCGGCATGGGCCCGGGATCCTTCACAGGACTGCGCGTCGGCATCGCCGCAGCGCGAACCTTCGCGTTCGCGCGCAATCTCCCGCTCATCCCCATGCCGAGCCACGAGGCGATCGCCCACGAGTGGCGGGCCGCGCATCCTGAACACGACGGCGCACTCAACGTGACCACCGACGCCAAGCGACGGGAGCTCGCCCTCACCCACTTCGCCGCGGGGGAGACTGTCGCGGGCGACTTCGTGCTGGTCCAGCCGGATGCACCGGAGCTTTCTTCGGGCGATGCGACGCACGTGCCCGCAACCCAGGTCTCGGCAGCGCACCTCGCGCTCGCGTGGCTCGACCGCGAGGCCGCGGGGGTCGAAGCGGCGGCGGATGAAGTGCTCTATTTGCGTGCGCCGGATGCGAAGCCCGGCGCCGTGCCGAAGCGGGTGACGGGTTGA
- the tsaD gene encoding tRNA (adenosine(37)-N6)-threonylcarbamoyltransferase complex transferase subunit TsaD → MNKIVIRTSTPEDVAAISRLEQAAFPEDAWSAATIRSEIESDHTGYWTLTDGDDVYGYVGVLAGQGSGEADVQTIVVAPEVQRDNWGTRLLLTALEWASERGAKLVFLEVSEGNDPARAMYERLGFESIGRREGYYAGSGEAAILMRGQVDRVLTAASAKLLPPFPLEPLVLGIETSCDETGVGIVRGTTLLANAVASSMDEQAKYGGVVPEVAARAHVDSMVPVLREALETAGVTLDELDAIAVTAGPGLAGALMVGVGAAKSLAIAADKPLYGVNHLVGHVCADLLREEGEPVQFPAISLLVSGGHTSLLRSDSLTGHSVLLGETIDDAAGEAFDKVARVLGLPYPGGPSIDKVAADGDPKAFRFPRGLTHPKDQVKHRFDFSFSGLKTSVARQVEKFEDAGEPVPVADIAASFREAVADVLITKAIDACKEYDTPRLLLGGGVAANARVRSLAAERCADAGISLHIPPLKLCTDNGAMIAALGAQLVMAGREPSTLEIGADSTLPMTTAQVDEAFE, encoded by the coding sequence TTGAACAAGATTGTGATTCGGACGTCGACGCCCGAGGACGTCGCGGCGATCTCGCGACTCGAACAGGCGGCGTTTCCAGAGGATGCGTGGAGCGCGGCGACCATTCGCTCGGAGATCGAGAGCGACCACACCGGTTATTGGACGCTCACCGACGGCGACGACGTGTACGGCTATGTCGGCGTGCTCGCGGGGCAGGGTTCGGGCGAGGCGGATGTGCAGACGATCGTCGTGGCGCCCGAGGTCCAGCGCGACAACTGGGGCACGCGGCTGCTGCTCACCGCGCTCGAGTGGGCGAGTGAGCGCGGCGCGAAGCTGGTGTTTCTCGAGGTCAGCGAAGGCAACGACCCCGCCCGCGCGATGTACGAGCGGCTCGGGTTTGAGTCGATCGGCCGCCGCGAGGGCTATTACGCCGGGAGCGGCGAGGCGGCCATCCTCATGCGCGGCCAGGTCGATCGCGTGCTGACTGCCGCATCCGCCAAGCTGCTGCCCCCGTTCCCGCTCGAACCGCTTGTGCTCGGCATCGAGACGAGCTGCGACGAGACCGGTGTCGGGATCGTGCGCGGCACGACGCTCCTCGCCAACGCGGTCGCGTCCTCGATGGATGAGCAGGCTAAGTACGGCGGCGTCGTCCCCGAGGTCGCGGCGCGCGCGCACGTCGACTCGATGGTGCCGGTGCTGCGCGAGGCGCTCGAGACCGCGGGCGTCACGCTCGACGAACTCGACGCGATCGCGGTGACTGCGGGCCCAGGGCTCGCCGGCGCGCTCATGGTGGGCGTCGGCGCGGCGAAGTCGCTAGCGATCGCCGCAGATAAGCCGCTCTACGGCGTGAACCACCTCGTCGGCCACGTCTGCGCCGACCTCCTGCGCGAGGAGGGTGAGCCGGTGCAGTTCCCCGCGATCTCGCTGCTCGTGTCGGGTGGACACACGTCACTGCTGCGCTCCGACTCGCTCACCGGCCACTCGGTGCTGCTCGGCGAGACGATCGACGACGCCGCGGGCGAGGCCTTCGACAAGGTCGCCCGCGTACTCGGCCTCCCATACCCGGGCGGCCCATCCATCGACAAGGTCGCCGCCGACGGCGATCCCAAGGCCTTCCGCTTTCCACGCGGCCTCACGCATCCGAAGGACCAGGTGAAGCACCGCTTCGACTTCTCATTCTCCGGGCTGAAGACCTCGGTCGCGCGGCAGGTCGAGAAGTTTGAGGATGCGGGTGAGCCAGTTCCAGTGGCTGACATCGCCGCATCGTTCCGCGAGGCGGTAGCGGATGTGCTGATCACCAAGGCGATCGACGCCTGCAAGGAGTACGACACGCCCCGACTGCTGCTCGGTGGGGGCGTCGCGGCAAACGCACGCGTGCGCTCGCTCGCGGCGGAGCGGTGCGCCGACGCGGGAATCTCGCTGCACATCCCGCCGCTCAAGCTCTGCACCGACAACGGCGCGATGATCGCCGCGCTCGGCGCCCAACTGGTGATGGCGGGGCGCGAGCCCTCGACCCTCGAGATCGGGGCCGACTCGACGCTCCCCATGACTACAGCGCAGGTTGACGAGGCGTTCGAATAA